In Mercurialis annua linkage group LG6, ddMerAnnu1.2, whole genome shotgun sequence, the following are encoded in one genomic region:
- the LOC126688115 gene encoding SKP1-like protein 21 isoform X4, which translates to MSEVDMAVSKPEMMKSYIWLQTTDGSIQQVEQEVAMFCPMICHEIIQKGFGSSKNHAIPLPQRVNPAMLGLILDYCRFHQVPGRSNKERKSFDEKFVRMETKRLCELTSAADSLQLKPLVDLTSRALARIIEGKTPEEIREIFHLPDDLTEEEKLEPLKNTTDDLRIRLLNRLYAKKRKEIKERQKLKIAEAQEEHADDRSVDDLLSFINGGSEDSKGIKASKIKKKNRRKKDQQKCSSSDESIEPHKKESNGLSSLCHGTDVDNELQFKSNETPKRRGVDEDMLTPKVGSDDGDIDDEIDPALKEIIDREVEDFARRLNSDWPERMQELLSLSQESRPPHFAINGNNTLGGYGRV; encoded by the exons ATGTCGGAAGTTGATATGGCAGTCTCTAAACCTGAG ATGATGAAATCCTATATATGGCTCCAGACAACTGATGGTTCAATTCAGCAAGTGGAACAAGAGGTTGCCATGTTTTGCCCCATGATATGTCATGAAATAATACAAAAAGGCTTTGGATCCTCCAAGAACCATGCTATACCACTTCCACAACGAGTCAATCCTGCCATGTTGGGACTAATTCTTGATTACTGCAGGTTTCATCAAGTACCAGGTCGCTCTAATAAG GAACGGAAGTCTTTTGATGAAAAGTTTGTCCGGATGGAAACAAAACGACTATGTGAGTTGACATCTGCAGCTGACAGCCTCCAGCTTAAGCCTTTAGTTGATCTTACTAGTCGTGCTCTTGCAAGAATTATTGAAGGAAAAACCCCTGAGGAGATACGTGAGATATTTCATTTACCTGATGATCTTACAGAG GAAGAGAAGTTGGAGCCTTTAAAAAACACAACAGATGATTTGCGAATCCGCCTTTTGAATAGACTCTATgcgaagaagagaaaagaaataaaagagagGCAGAAACTAAAG ATTGCTGAGGCTCAAGAAGAACATGCAGATGACCGCTCAGTTGATGATCTCTTATCGTTTATTAATGGAGGCAGCGAAG ATAGCAAAGGAATAAAAGCttcaaagattaaaaagaagaaCCGTAGAAAAAAAGATCAGCAGAAGTGCTCTTCTTCAGATGAATCCATTGAGCCGCATAAAAAG GAATCAAATGGGCTCAGTTCTTTATGCCATGGCACTGATGTAGATAATGAATTACAGTTTAAATCAAATGAGACACCAAAGCGCCGAGGTGTGGATGAGGACATGCTCACACCAAAAGTTGGATCTGATGATGGTGATATTGATGATGAGATTGATCCAGCCCTAAAAGAAATAATTGATAG GGAGGTGGAAGATTTTGCTCGGAGATTAAATTCAGATTGGCCTGAAAGAATGCAGGAACTTCTATCTTTGAGTCAAGAGAGTAGGCCACCCCATTTTGCAATTAATGGCAATAATACCTTGGGAGGATATGGAA GAGTTTAG
- the LOC126688115 gene encoding SKP1-like protein 21 isoform X1: MSEVDMAVSKPEMMKSYIWLQTTDGSIQQVEQEVAMFCPMICHEIIQKGFGSSKNHAIPLPQRVNPAMLGLILDYCRFHQVPGRSNKERKSFDEKFVRMETKRLCELTSAADSLQLKPLVDLTSRALARIIEGKTPEEIREIFHLPDDLTEEEKLEPLKNTTDDLRIRLLNRLYAKKRKEIKERQKLKIAEAQEEHADDRSVDDLLSFINGGSEDSKGIKASKIKKKNRRKKDQQKCSSSDESIEPHKKESNGLSSLCHGTDVDNELQFKSNETPKRRGVDEDMLTPKVGSDDGDIDDEIDPALKEIIDREVEDFARRLNSDWPERMQELLSLSQESRPPHFAINGNNTLGGYGKPVLCFRTSTH; encoded by the exons ATGTCGGAAGTTGATATGGCAGTCTCTAAACCTGAG ATGATGAAATCCTATATATGGCTCCAGACAACTGATGGTTCAATTCAGCAAGTGGAACAAGAGGTTGCCATGTTTTGCCCCATGATATGTCATGAAATAATACAAAAAGGCTTTGGATCCTCCAAGAACCATGCTATACCACTTCCACAACGAGTCAATCCTGCCATGTTGGGACTAATTCTTGATTACTGCAGGTTTCATCAAGTACCAGGTCGCTCTAATAAG GAACGGAAGTCTTTTGATGAAAAGTTTGTCCGGATGGAAACAAAACGACTATGTGAGTTGACATCTGCAGCTGACAGCCTCCAGCTTAAGCCTTTAGTTGATCTTACTAGTCGTGCTCTTGCAAGAATTATTGAAGGAAAAACCCCTGAGGAGATACGTGAGATATTTCATTTACCTGATGATCTTACAGAG GAAGAGAAGTTGGAGCCTTTAAAAAACACAACAGATGATTTGCGAATCCGCCTTTTGAATAGACTCTATgcgaagaagagaaaagaaataaaagagagGCAGAAACTAAAG ATTGCTGAGGCTCAAGAAGAACATGCAGATGACCGCTCAGTTGATGATCTCTTATCGTTTATTAATGGAGGCAGCGAAG ATAGCAAAGGAATAAAAGCttcaaagattaaaaagaagaaCCGTAGAAAAAAAGATCAGCAGAAGTGCTCTTCTTCAGATGAATCCATTGAGCCGCATAAAAAG GAATCAAATGGGCTCAGTTCTTTATGCCATGGCACTGATGTAGATAATGAATTACAGTTTAAATCAAATGAGACACCAAAGCGCCGAGGTGTGGATGAGGACATGCTCACACCAAAAGTTGGATCTGATGATGGTGATATTGATGATGAGATTGATCCAGCCCTAAAAGAAATAATTGATAG GGAGGTGGAAGATTTTGCTCGGAGATTAAATTCAGATTGGCCTGAAAGAATGCAGGAACTTCTATCTTTGAGTCAAGAGAGTAGGCCACCCCATTTTGCAATTAATGGCAATAATACCTTGGGAGGATATGGAA AGCCAGTGCTATGCTTTAGAACCTCAACCCACTGa
- the LOC126688115 gene encoding SKP1-like protein 21 isoform X3 translates to MSEVDMAVSKPEMMKSYIWLQTTDGSIQQVEQEVAMFCPMICHEIIQKGFGSSKNHAIPLPQRVNPAMLGLILDYCRFHQVPGRSNKERKSFDEKFVRMETKRLCELTSAADSLQLKPLVDLTSRALARIIEGKTPEEIREIFHLPDDLTEEEKLEPLKNTTDDLRIRLLNRLYAKKRKEIKERQKLKIAEAQEEHADDRSVDDLLSFINGGSEDSKGIKASKIKKKNRRKKDQQKCSSSDESIEPHKKESNGLSSLCHGTDVDNELQFKSNETPKRRGVDEDMLTPKVGSDDGDIDDEIDPALKEIIDREVEDFARRLNSDWPERMQELLSLSQESRPPHFAINGNNTLGGYGNLEQK, encoded by the exons ATGTCGGAAGTTGATATGGCAGTCTCTAAACCTGAG ATGATGAAATCCTATATATGGCTCCAGACAACTGATGGTTCAATTCAGCAAGTGGAACAAGAGGTTGCCATGTTTTGCCCCATGATATGTCATGAAATAATACAAAAAGGCTTTGGATCCTCCAAGAACCATGCTATACCACTTCCACAACGAGTCAATCCTGCCATGTTGGGACTAATTCTTGATTACTGCAGGTTTCATCAAGTACCAGGTCGCTCTAATAAG GAACGGAAGTCTTTTGATGAAAAGTTTGTCCGGATGGAAACAAAACGACTATGTGAGTTGACATCTGCAGCTGACAGCCTCCAGCTTAAGCCTTTAGTTGATCTTACTAGTCGTGCTCTTGCAAGAATTATTGAAGGAAAAACCCCTGAGGAGATACGTGAGATATTTCATTTACCTGATGATCTTACAGAG GAAGAGAAGTTGGAGCCTTTAAAAAACACAACAGATGATTTGCGAATCCGCCTTTTGAATAGACTCTATgcgaagaagagaaaagaaataaaagagagGCAGAAACTAAAG ATTGCTGAGGCTCAAGAAGAACATGCAGATGACCGCTCAGTTGATGATCTCTTATCGTTTATTAATGGAGGCAGCGAAG ATAGCAAAGGAATAAAAGCttcaaagattaaaaagaagaaCCGTAGAAAAAAAGATCAGCAGAAGTGCTCTTCTTCAGATGAATCCATTGAGCCGCATAAAAAG GAATCAAATGGGCTCAGTTCTTTATGCCATGGCACTGATGTAGATAATGAATTACAGTTTAAATCAAATGAGACACCAAAGCGCCGAGGTGTGGATGAGGACATGCTCACACCAAAAGTTGGATCTGATGATGGTGATATTGATGATGAGATTGATCCAGCCCTAAAAGAAATAATTGATAG GGAGGTGGAAGATTTTGCTCGGAGATTAAATTCAGATTGGCCTGAAAGAATGCAGGAACTTCTATCTTTGAGTCAAGAGAGTAGGCCACCCCATTTTGCAATTAATGGCAATAATACCTTGGGAGGATATGGAA ATCTAGAGCAGAAATGA
- the LOC126688115 gene encoding SKP1-like protein 21 isoform X2, which yields MSEVDMAVSKPEMMKSYIWLQTTDGSIQQVEQEVAMFCPMICHEIIQKGFGSSKNHAIPLPQRVNPAMLGLILDYCRFHQVPGRSNKERKSFDEKFVRMETKRLCELTSAADSLQLKPLVDLTSRALARIIEGKTPEEIREIFHLPDDLTEEEKLEPLKNTTDDLRIRLLNRLYAKKRKEIKERQKLKIAEAQEEHADDRSVDDLLSFINGGSEDSKGIKASKIKKKNRRKKDQQKCSSSDESIEPHKKESNGLSSLCHGTDVDNELQFKSNETPKRRGVDEDMLTPKVGSDDGDIDDEIDPALKEIIDREVEDFARRLNSDWPERMQELLSLSQESRPPHFAINGNNTLGGYGRRLMLKQF from the exons ATGTCGGAAGTTGATATGGCAGTCTCTAAACCTGAG ATGATGAAATCCTATATATGGCTCCAGACAACTGATGGTTCAATTCAGCAAGTGGAACAAGAGGTTGCCATGTTTTGCCCCATGATATGTCATGAAATAATACAAAAAGGCTTTGGATCCTCCAAGAACCATGCTATACCACTTCCACAACGAGTCAATCCTGCCATGTTGGGACTAATTCTTGATTACTGCAGGTTTCATCAAGTACCAGGTCGCTCTAATAAG GAACGGAAGTCTTTTGATGAAAAGTTTGTCCGGATGGAAACAAAACGACTATGTGAGTTGACATCTGCAGCTGACAGCCTCCAGCTTAAGCCTTTAGTTGATCTTACTAGTCGTGCTCTTGCAAGAATTATTGAAGGAAAAACCCCTGAGGAGATACGTGAGATATTTCATTTACCTGATGATCTTACAGAG GAAGAGAAGTTGGAGCCTTTAAAAAACACAACAGATGATTTGCGAATCCGCCTTTTGAATAGACTCTATgcgaagaagagaaaagaaataaaagagagGCAGAAACTAAAG ATTGCTGAGGCTCAAGAAGAACATGCAGATGACCGCTCAGTTGATGATCTCTTATCGTTTATTAATGGAGGCAGCGAAG ATAGCAAAGGAATAAAAGCttcaaagattaaaaagaagaaCCGTAGAAAAAAAGATCAGCAGAAGTGCTCTTCTTCAGATGAATCCATTGAGCCGCATAAAAAG GAATCAAATGGGCTCAGTTCTTTATGCCATGGCACTGATGTAGATAATGAATTACAGTTTAAATCAAATGAGACACCAAAGCGCCGAGGTGTGGATGAGGACATGCTCACACCAAAAGTTGGATCTGATGATGGTGATATTGATGATGAGATTGATCCAGCCCTAAAAGAAATAATTGATAG GGAGGTGGAAGATTTTGCTCGGAGATTAAATTCAGATTGGCCTGAAAGAATGCAGGAACTTCTATCTTTGAGTCAAGAGAGTAGGCCACCCCATTTTGCAATTAATGGCAATAATACCTTGGGAGGATATGGAA GACGGCTCATGCTGAAACAATTTTGA
- the LOC126687271 gene encoding signal peptide peptidase-like 4 yields the protein MEIRKLGAVIYLIVGVLAWTPWLCSAGDIVHHDDISPKRPGCDNNFVLVKVPTWVDGIEDIEYVGVGARFGPTLESKEKHASKTKLILADPPDLCSRPKTQLNRDVILVHRGNCSFTTKANIAEEANASAILIINNRTELFKMVCEDKESNVKIGIPAVMLPQDAGASLKHYIRNSSTVSVQLYSPQRPLVDVAEVFLWLMAVGTILGASYWSAWSAREVAIEQDKLLKDGSDDFQHTEGVLPSSGVVSINTTSAILFVVVASCFLIMLYKLMSLWFMDVLVALFCIGGIEGLQTCLVALLSCFRWFQHAGDSYIKVPFFGAVSHLTLVVCPFCIAFAVVWAVYRRVSFAWIGQDILGIALIITVLQIVHVPNLKVGTVLLSCAFLYDIFWVFVSKLWFKESVMIVVARGDKSGEDGIPMLLKIPRMFDPWGGYSIIGFGDIILPGLLVAFALRYDWLTKKSLRTGYFLWAMTAYGLGLLVTYVALNMMDGHGQPALLYIVPFTLGTFLTLGKKRGDLEALWTRGAPERPCPHVQFQPSQSQ from the exons atggaGATTAGAAAACTAGGAGctgtaatttatttaattgtagGAGTTTTAGCTTGGACTCCATGGCTATGTTCAGCTGGTGATATTGTGCATCATGATGATATATCTCCTAAACGACCTGGCTGCGATAACAATTTTGTTCTG GTAAAAGTTCCTACTTGGGTGGATGGCATTGAAGATATTGAGTATGTTGGTGTTGGTGCTCGCTTTGGTCCTACGTTGGAATCAAAGGAAAAACATGCCAGTAAAACCAAACTCATTTTGGCAGACCCTCCTGATCTTTGCAGTCGACCAAAAACTCAG CTTAATAGAGATGTCATTCTGGTGCACCGAGGTAACTGCAGCTTCACAACCAAGGCAAATATTGCCGAAGAGGCTAATGCTTCAGCTATTCTTATAATAAACAACCGAACAG AGCTTTTCAAGATGGTTTGCGAAGATAAGGAAAGTAATGTGAAAATAGGCATTCCTGCTGTCATGCTGCCGCAAGATGCTGGAGCTAGCTTGAAACACTATATAAGGAACAGCTCCACTG TTTCTGTGCAGCTATATTCTCCACAGCGTCCTCTTGTTGATGTTGCTGAAGTGTTTTTGTGGCTCATGGCCGTTGGAACCATATTAGGTGCTTCTTATTGGTCTGCATGGAGTGCCAGAGAAGTCGCTATAGAGCAGGACAAGCTGTTAAAG GATGGTTCAGATGATTTCCAACATACAGAAGGTGTTCTTCCATCAAGTGGTGTTGTTAGTATCAACACAACATCTGCCATTCTTTTTGTCGTCGTTGCTTCCTGTTTTTTGATCATGCTTTACAAACTCATGTCATTGTGGTTTATGGATGTCCTGGTGGCTCTGTTCTGCATTGGTGGCATAGAG GGCTTACAAACTTGCCTGGTGGCATTGTTATCATG TTTCAGATGGTTTCAACATGCTGGAGACTCCTATATTAAAGTTCCTTTCTTTGGAGCTGTCTCACATTTGACCTTGGTTGTCTGTCCCTTCTGCATAGCATTTGCTGTTGTTTGGGCAGTTTATCGACGTGTTTCCTTCGCTTGGATAGGTCAAGACATCCTT GGCATTGCCTTAATCATCACAGTTCTTCAGATTGTTCACGTACCGAATCTCAAG GTGGGAACAGTTCTTCTCAGCTGTGCATTCTTGTATGACATCTTCTGGGTATTTGTTTCGAAGCTGTGGTTCAAGGAGAGCGTGATGATAGTG GTAGCTCGTGGTGATAAGAGTGGAGAAGATGGCATTCCGATGTTACTGAAAATCCCACGAATGTTTGATCCTTGGGGAGGGTATAGCATTATTGGATTTGGTGATATCATTTTGCCTGGTTTACTTGTTGCGTTTGCATTAAG ATATGATTGGCTGACGAAGAAGAGTCTTCGAACAGGATACTTTCTGTGGGCAATGACTGCTTATGGTTTAG GTCTCCTAGTTACTTACGTAGCTTTGAATATGATGGATGGACATGGCCAGCCAGCACTGCTCTACATTGTTCCATTCACACTTG GCACTTTTTTGACGTTAGGGAAAAAGAGAGGCGACCTCGAAGCTCTATGGACGAGGGGCGCCCCTGAGAGGCCCTGTCCCCATGTGCAATTTCAGCCCTCCCAATCTCAATAA
- the LOC126654075 gene encoding uncharacterized protein LOC126654075, with amino-acid sequence MSTTYHQTSFFKAHNNHSSTAAAARPLHAAADVPPRPRRRRCTLHVHAAAVVPSRSSRRYCPSTTTPSLLSPPLRCYLSMVRSGAHVKLAQLKFSKGPLSQIKPTKNPHV; translated from the exons ATGTCCACCACCTATCATCAAACTTCATTTTTCAAAGCACACAACAACCATTCTTCTACCGCCGCCGCCGCTCGTCCCCTCCACGCCGCCGCTGATGTGCCTCCACGTCCACGCCGCCGCCGCTGTACCCTCCACGTCCACGCCGCCGCCGTTGTTCCCTCTCGCTCAAGCCGCCGCTACTGCCCCTCCACGACCACGCCGTCGCTGCTATCTCCTCCACTCCGCTGCTATTTgagt ATGGTCAGGAGCGGAGCCCATGTGAAACTTGCCCAGCTAAAGTTTTCAAAGGGCCCATTATCTCAAATCAAACCAACAAAAAATCCACACGTGTGA
- the LOC126686535 gene encoding U-box domain-containing protein 33-like isoform X1, which yields MDANDDTVYVALGKDVEESKQTLLWALDNFQFKKICVLHVHQPAKFIPLMGVNFPASRLEQHEINVFQELERKIMHKILDDYLLICRQAEIHANKIYIEMDDIGKGIIELIYQHDIKKLVMGGAADKHYSEGMKDLSSNKAKYIKQRLPHSCQAWFTCDRHLILTRESESSGLSTEFGDSASATEQDIDDNELALELCEVPESEEDLLSAMEGSSIDLLYSQLEQALVEVENHKREAFEESLRRIEAEKTSIKTLCRAKALENLYTKELKGRKEFEEALDKEKEWRQKMKNQLEEAQVIALDQRMLHHVQIADLDNKIKELLAEKDEFQSLAEQLAKKQAEDVSNSEMHQFLSVFSLSEIQEATRNFDLAFKIGEGGYGNIYKGFLRKTPVAIKVLNRESLQGPSEFTQEVRVLSKIRHPNLVTLIGACSDVYALIYEYAPNGNLEDRLQCKNNTSPLSWQARIHIATELCSALIFLHSSKPYSIVHGDIKPGNVLLDANFSCKLSDFGICRALSIDVTLCHQTSPKGTFLYLDPHFLSTGELTPKSDVYSFGIILLQLLTGRSALGIIREIRNVIDDGNLQTYLDPSAGDWPFVQAKQLARIALKCCAIKPRNRPDLASEVWRVLEPMRAFCGTSGLVQLGCQENQQPPSYFCCPILQEVMQDPQIAADGFTYEAEALKGWLESGHDTSPMTNLQLDHCHLIPNRSLHSAIQEWQQFKPSN from the exons atggaTGCAAATGATGATACAGTCTATGTTGCTCTGGGAAAAGATGTTGAAGAAAGTAAGCAAACTCTGTTGTGGGCATTAGACAATTTTCAGTTCAAGAAAATCTGTGTCCTTCATGTTCATCAACCTGCTAAATTTATCCCATTGA TGGGTGTGAATTTCCCAGCTAGCAGATTAGAACAACATGAAATCAATGTATTTCAAGAACTGGAAAGGAAGATTATGCACAAAATCCTGGATGATTACCTTCTCATATGTCGTCAGGCAGAG ATTCACGCAAATAAGATATACATTGAGATGGAtgacattggaaaaggaattatAGAGCTTATCTACCAACATGATATCAAGAAGCTTGTTATGGGAGGTGCAGCAGATAAGCATTATTCAGA GGGAATGAAGGATCTCAGTTCCAATAAGGCCAAATATATCAAACAACGGTTACCTCACTCCTGTCAGGCTTGGTTTACCTGCGATAGACACCTTATTCTAACAAG GGAGAGCGAATCTTCAGGATTATCTACTGAATTTGGAGATTCAGCTTCTGCCACAGAGCAGGACATTGATGACAATGAACTTGCATTAGAACTATGCGAAGTGCCTGAATCAGAGGAAGATCTTTTGAGTGCAATG GAAGGAAGTAGCATAGATTTGCTTTATAGTCAACTAGAGCAAGCATTGGTAGAGGTTGAAAACCATAAACGAGAAGCATTTGAAGAATCACTCCGACGCATTGAAGCTGAGAAGACTTCTATTAAGACTCTTTGTCGG GCTAAAGCATTAGAAAACTTGTACACTAAGGAATTGAAAGGCAGGAAAGAATTCGAAGAAGCACTAGACAAAGAAAAGGAATGGAGGCAAAAAATGAAGAACCAACTAGAAGAAGCACAAGTGATAGCCTTGGATCAAAGAATGTTACATCATGTCCAAATTGCCGACTTAGATAATAAGATAAAAGAGTTGCTAGCAGAGAAAGACGAATTCCAGAGTTTAGCTGAGCAGCTTGCAAAAAAGCAAGCAGAAGATGTTTCAAATTCAGAAATGCATCAGTTTCTTTCTGTTTTCTCTTTGTCAGAAATTCAGGAAGCAACCCGGAATTTCGATTTAGCATTTAAAATTGGTGAAGGGGGCTAcggtaacatttataaaggctTCCTTCGCAAAACGCCGGTTGCCATTAAAGTCCTGAATAGAGAGAGCTTGCAAGGACCCTCAGAATTTACGCAAGAG GTTCGTGTATTGAGCAAAATTAGGCATCCGAACTTAGTAACACTTATCGGAGCCTGCTCAGATGTCTATGCTCTAATCTATGAATATGCGCCGAATGGAAATCTTGAAGATCGGCTTCAATGCAAGAATAACACTTCCCCATTGTCATGGCAAGCTCGAATTCATATAGCTACTGAATTATGCTCTGCCCTTATATTTCTTCATTCCAGTAAACCTTACAGCATTGTACATGGAGATATAAAACCTGGAAACGTCCTTCTTGATGCTAACTTTTCCTGTAAACTCAGCGATTTTGGAATCTGTCGAGCACTTTCGATAGACGTGACATTGTGTCACCAAACTAGTCCAAAAGGAACTTTTCTTTACCTGGATCCTCATTTCCTATCTACAGGGGAATTAACTCCAAAATCAGATGTGTATTCGTTTGGAATTATATTGCTACAATTGTTAACAGGAAGGTCAGCCCTTGGCATAATAAGAGAAATCAGGAATGTTATAGACGATGGCAATTTGCAAACTTATTTGGATCCCTCAGCAGGTGATTGGCCGTTTGTTCAAGCTAAACAACTAGCTCGAATAGCTTTAAAATGCTGTGCGATTAAACCAAGAAACCGACCAGATCTTGCATCAGAAGTGTGGAGGGTGCTAGAACCAATGAGAGCTTTCTGTGGAACCTCGGGATTAGTGCAGCTTGGATGTCAGGAAAATCAGCAGCCTCCATCATATTTCTGCTGTCCCATTTTGCAG GAAGTGATGCAAGACCCTCAGATAGCAGCAGATGGATTCACATATGAAGCAGAAGCTTTGAAAGGATGGTTAGAGAGCGGACATGATACTTCACCAATGACAAACTTACAACTGGACCACTGTCATCTCATTCCTAATCGCTCTCTTCACTCAGCAATTCAGGAATGGCAACAATTCAAACCCTCTAACTAG
- the LOC126686535 gene encoding U-box domain-containing protein 33-like isoform X2 codes for MGVNFPASRLEQHEINVFQELERKIMHKILDDYLLICRQAEIHANKIYIEMDDIGKGIIELIYQHDIKKLVMGGAADKHYSEGMKDLSSNKAKYIKQRLPHSCQAWFTCDRHLILTRESESSGLSTEFGDSASATEQDIDDNELALELCEVPESEEDLLSAMEGSSIDLLYSQLEQALVEVENHKREAFEESLRRIEAEKTSIKTLCRAKALENLYTKELKGRKEFEEALDKEKEWRQKMKNQLEEAQVIALDQRMLHHVQIADLDNKIKELLAEKDEFQSLAEQLAKKQAEDVSNSEMHQFLSVFSLSEIQEATRNFDLAFKIGEGGYGNIYKGFLRKTPVAIKVLNRESLQGPSEFTQEVRVLSKIRHPNLVTLIGACSDVYALIYEYAPNGNLEDRLQCKNNTSPLSWQARIHIATELCSALIFLHSSKPYSIVHGDIKPGNVLLDANFSCKLSDFGICRALSIDVTLCHQTSPKGTFLYLDPHFLSTGELTPKSDVYSFGIILLQLLTGRSALGIIREIRNVIDDGNLQTYLDPSAGDWPFVQAKQLARIALKCCAIKPRNRPDLASEVWRVLEPMRAFCGTSGLVQLGCQENQQPPSYFCCPILQEVMQDPQIAADGFTYEAEALKGWLESGHDTSPMTNLQLDHCHLIPNRSLHSAIQEWQQFKPSN; via the exons A TGGGTGTGAATTTCCCAGCTAGCAGATTAGAACAACATGAAATCAATGTATTTCAAGAACTGGAAAGGAAGATTATGCACAAAATCCTGGATGATTACCTTCTCATATGTCGTCAGGCAGAG ATTCACGCAAATAAGATATACATTGAGATGGAtgacattggaaaaggaattatAGAGCTTATCTACCAACATGATATCAAGAAGCTTGTTATGGGAGGTGCAGCAGATAAGCATTATTCAGA GGGAATGAAGGATCTCAGTTCCAATAAGGCCAAATATATCAAACAACGGTTACCTCACTCCTGTCAGGCTTGGTTTACCTGCGATAGACACCTTATTCTAACAAG GGAGAGCGAATCTTCAGGATTATCTACTGAATTTGGAGATTCAGCTTCTGCCACAGAGCAGGACATTGATGACAATGAACTTGCATTAGAACTATGCGAAGTGCCTGAATCAGAGGAAGATCTTTTGAGTGCAATG GAAGGAAGTAGCATAGATTTGCTTTATAGTCAACTAGAGCAAGCATTGGTAGAGGTTGAAAACCATAAACGAGAAGCATTTGAAGAATCACTCCGACGCATTGAAGCTGAGAAGACTTCTATTAAGACTCTTTGTCGG GCTAAAGCATTAGAAAACTTGTACACTAAGGAATTGAAAGGCAGGAAAGAATTCGAAGAAGCACTAGACAAAGAAAAGGAATGGAGGCAAAAAATGAAGAACCAACTAGAAGAAGCACAAGTGATAGCCTTGGATCAAAGAATGTTACATCATGTCCAAATTGCCGACTTAGATAATAAGATAAAAGAGTTGCTAGCAGAGAAAGACGAATTCCAGAGTTTAGCTGAGCAGCTTGCAAAAAAGCAAGCAGAAGATGTTTCAAATTCAGAAATGCATCAGTTTCTTTCTGTTTTCTCTTTGTCAGAAATTCAGGAAGCAACCCGGAATTTCGATTTAGCATTTAAAATTGGTGAAGGGGGCTAcggtaacatttataaaggctTCCTTCGCAAAACGCCGGTTGCCATTAAAGTCCTGAATAGAGAGAGCTTGCAAGGACCCTCAGAATTTACGCAAGAG GTTCGTGTATTGAGCAAAATTAGGCATCCGAACTTAGTAACACTTATCGGAGCCTGCTCAGATGTCTATGCTCTAATCTATGAATATGCGCCGAATGGAAATCTTGAAGATCGGCTTCAATGCAAGAATAACACTTCCCCATTGTCATGGCAAGCTCGAATTCATATAGCTACTGAATTATGCTCTGCCCTTATATTTCTTCATTCCAGTAAACCTTACAGCATTGTACATGGAGATATAAAACCTGGAAACGTCCTTCTTGATGCTAACTTTTCCTGTAAACTCAGCGATTTTGGAATCTGTCGAGCACTTTCGATAGACGTGACATTGTGTCACCAAACTAGTCCAAAAGGAACTTTTCTTTACCTGGATCCTCATTTCCTATCTACAGGGGAATTAACTCCAAAATCAGATGTGTATTCGTTTGGAATTATATTGCTACAATTGTTAACAGGAAGGTCAGCCCTTGGCATAATAAGAGAAATCAGGAATGTTATAGACGATGGCAATTTGCAAACTTATTTGGATCCCTCAGCAGGTGATTGGCCGTTTGTTCAAGCTAAACAACTAGCTCGAATAGCTTTAAAATGCTGTGCGATTAAACCAAGAAACCGACCAGATCTTGCATCAGAAGTGTGGAGGGTGCTAGAACCAATGAGAGCTTTCTGTGGAACCTCGGGATTAGTGCAGCTTGGATGTCAGGAAAATCAGCAGCCTCCATCATATTTCTGCTGTCCCATTTTGCAG GAAGTGATGCAAGACCCTCAGATAGCAGCAGATGGATTCACATATGAAGCAGAAGCTTTGAAAGGATGGTTAGAGAGCGGACATGATACTTCACCAATGACAAACTTACAACTGGACCACTGTCATCTCATTCCTAATCGCTCTCTTCACTCAGCAATTCAGGAATGGCAACAATTCAAACCCTCTAACTAG